In Plectropomus leopardus isolate mb unplaced genomic scaffold, YSFRI_Pleo_2.0 unplaced_scaffold26260, whole genome shotgun sequence, a single window of DNA contains:
- the cdipt gene encoding CDP-diacylglycerol--inositol 3-phosphatidyltransferase — protein MMDMLTDRCATMCLLVNLSLLYPSYTFLFQISMCVDIASHWLHLHSSTIKGSASHKTIDLSGNPVLRIYYTSKPVLFVMCAGNELFFCLLYLLYHIQEPAAWLYWLQGLCGIICLLKTGISLVHLVTASQNMAALDVAEREANRKTQ, from the exons ATGATGGACATGCTGACAGACCGCTGTGCCACCATGTGTCTGCTGGTCAACCTGTCCCTCCTCTATCCCTCCTACACCTTCCTGTTCCAGATCAGCATGTGTGTGGACATCGCCAGCCACTGGCTGCACCTGCACAG CTCAACGATAAAGGGATCAGCCAGTCACAAGACTATCGACCTCTCCGGCAACCCCGTTCTCCGAATCTACTACACATCCAAG CCGGTGCTGTTTGTTATGTGCGCTGGGAACGAGCTCTTCTTCTGTCTGCTCTACCTTCTCTATCACATCCAGGAACCTGCAG CCTGGCTCTACTGGCTGCAGGGACTGTGCGGCATCATCTGCCTGCTGAAGACCGGCATCAGCCTGGTGCACCTCGTCACCGCCTCCCAGAACATGGCCGCCCTCGACGTCGCCGAGCGAGAGGCAAACAGGAAGACgcagtga